The proteins below come from a single Metarhizium brunneum chromosome 1, complete sequence genomic window:
- the ENG1 gene encoding Endo-1,3(4)-beta-glucanase — translation MRYSGRFAALAGTVLFSAGIAHAGYLLDTTYDSTNFFNSFDFFTLPDPTGGFVQYVDGQTANQEGLAVYAKGGIYMGVDSKTKNPPNGRKSVRVSSKKSFTRGLFIADIAHMPGSICGTWPAFWLLGPGWPSSGEIDILEGVNAQTKNSITLHTANGCTMSNQGALPSTQFSSADCGALGASKGCQQATVDASNYGDGFNAIGGGVYATEWTSDHIAVWFFPRSNIPQDITSQNPNPASWGAPTARFVGGNTCNINNFFKDHQIIFDTTFCGQWAGDVWKNDAKCSTLAPTCQEYVSGNPEQFANAFWVVNSVKVYQQGGSPGPVQHFAAVNPSSGSVGPQDQNHPQPQTQVQPQSTQPATQPQPTNGQVWNGQPQPNSDTNSQPPPPKQDNSWNGQVWNGGGWNSKRRNRAVEKRFSA, via the coding sequence ATGCGCTATTCAGGTCGCTTCGCTGCCCTCGCTGGCACTGTGCTTTTTTCGGCAGGCATCGCTCATGCGGGTTACCTACTTGACACTACTTACGATAGTACCAACTTTTTCAACAGCTTCGACTTCTTTACACTGCCAGATCCTACAGGGGGTTTCGTTCAATATGTTGATGGACAGACTGCCAACCAGGAAGGCCTTGCCGTTTACGCCAAAGGGGGGATATATATGGGCGTCGactccaagaccaagaaccCTCCCAATGGTCGCAAGTCAGTTCGTGTGTCCTCCAAAAAGTCATTCACTCGTGGTCTGTTCATTGCCGACATAGCCCACATGCCTGGTAGCATTTGTGGCACATGGCCAGCTTTCTGGCTGCTCGGTCCCGGCTGGCCATCTTCTGGCGAGATTGACATACTTGAGGGTGTCAATGCCCAAACCAAGAATTCCATTACTCTTCACACAGCGAACGGCTGCACTATGTCTAACCAGGGCGCTCTCCCCTCTACCCAGTTTTCCTCTGCGGACTGTGGTGCCCTTGGTGCTTCAAAAGGCTGCCAACAGGCGACCGTCGATGCTTCAAATTATGGCGACGGCTTCAACGCCATTGGAGGTGGTGTTTATGCTACTGAATGGACTTCGGATCACATTGCAGTCTGGTTCTTCCCTCGGTCAAACATTCCCCAGGACATTACTTCCCAGAACCCCAACCCCGCCAGCTGGGGAGCGCCGACTGCTCGATTCGTGGGAGGAAATACTTGCAACATCAACAATTTCTTCAAGGACCACCAGATTATCTTTGACACCACCTTTTGTGGTCAATGGGCTGGAGACGTCTGGAAAAATGATGCTAAGTGTAGTACTCTGGCCCCTACTTGCCAGGAGTATGTTTCTGGCAACCCTGAGCAGTTTGCGAATGCCTTTTGGGTCGTCAACTCCGTTAAAGTCTACCAACAAGGAGGCAGTCCAGGTCCAGTCCAGCACTTTGCGGCTGTAAATCCATCTTCAGGCTCAGTTGGGCCTCAAGATCAAAACCATCCTCAACCGCAAACCCAGGTCCAGCCTCAGTCGACTCAGCCAGCTACTCAACCTCAGCCCACGAATGGGCAAGTATGGAATGGTCAGCCACAACCCAATTCTGATACCAACTCTCAACCGCCTCCACCAAAACAGGACAACTCATGGAATGGCCAAGTTTGGAACGGTGGTGGCTGGAATTCCAAGAGACGAAATAGGGCCGTTGAGAAACGGTTTTCTGCTTag